The window TCAGTGACCATCATCTCCACACTCCCCTTCATCATCTGTGTCTCGATCCTGCTGCTCAATCCCATTCACCGGTGGGTGTACTCCATTGACGCTGAGGGATTCTACCAGCGGGGGGATGGGTTGTACCTGTTGTATGGATGTGCCATCGGCTACATGGTGGCAGGGATGATGTTGTTGTTCCGGTACGGAAAACGGATGATCGCCGGCAGGTTCTACGCGCTCCTCACCTTCATCATCATGTCGTTTGTCGGAATCGGCATCCAGGCAGCGGTACCCTCGCTGCTGGTGGAGAACTATTTCGTTGATCTTTGCCTGCTCTTCGTCTACCTTTCCATGTACCGTCCGGAAGACATCACCGACGAAACGACACAGCTTCTCAACGAACGCGCATTCCGGATCCTTACGTCCACGTTGATCACCCGACACAAGCGATTCTCCTTGGTTTTCCTGCATCTGGAGGATGCGTCCTACATCCTCAGCCTGCTCAGCGAAGCATCCACCTCAGCGCTCAGATCCTCCATCGCCGAATTTCTTTCCAAGACATTCCGACGGGCGGAACTGTTCCATCTGGGGATCGGGCTCTTTTGTCTGTTGTACCAAGATCAGGGCGAGATGCAGGAAGAAGGGGTGGTGGAACAGCTTACCCATCGTTTCAGTCACAGCTGGCAGGCTTCCGGAGAACCAATCAAATTCACCAGCCGCATCGTCTCGTTTGTCTGCCCTGATGATGCCGCTACGCTTGAGGATTTCGTCGATGTACGATCCGCGCTCCTTCACGCAAAACCATTCCAGACGGTGGTGGATGTGAAGGGGCTGGATGTAGCGACGGAACGCCGCAACCGGATGATCGACCATATCAGCCGGACCTGTGTGGAAAACGGATTGCTGGAAGTGGTGTTCCAGCCGGTTTGGGACATTCATCGCCAATCCTTCCGAACGGCCGAGGCGCTGGTCCGGCTCAAGGATCCCCAACTGGGAAGAATATCTCCGGAAGAACTGGTCGCCGTGGCGGAGCGGAACGGAACCATCCAGAAGATTGATTCTTTCGTGCTGGATCGGGTGTGCGCGTTCCTCACCCAGCATGGAGACCACGTGGAAAACATCAACGTCAACCTTTCCATGGTAGAATGTGTCCAGACCACCCTGGTGGAACGCATCAACACGACGATCACCCAATGGAAGGTCAGACCGGAACAACTTCATTTCGAGGTGACGGAAACCGTCTCCAACCGCTTCCCCGACGTCGCCCGCAGGAACATCCAGACGCTGACTGCACAAGGATTCGTCTTCTGCCTGGATGATTTTGGTCAGGGATACTCCAATCTGGACCGGTTGATCTCCCTGCCGTTCGGCATCATCAAACTGGACAAACAGTTCATCGTCGGAGACGGCTGGGTGAACAATCTGCTTGTGTCGATGGCAGAGGTGATCATCAGCATGGACAAACAGATTTTGGTGGAAGGCGTGGAAACGGAAGAGCAGGCGAAGCGAGCCATATCGCTGGGCGCTGACTTCATCCAAGGATATTACTACGCAAAGCCGATGCCGCAGGCAGAGTATCTGGATTTTCTGAAAACGCTTTGACGGGACGTGGGAAAGGCCCTATACTTTGACCCTATGGAATCACAACGCGAAACGCTTTCCAGCAGGCTTGGGTTCATCCTGTTGTCCGCCGGATGCGCCATTGGACTGGGAAACGTATGGCGTTTCCCATACATCACCGGGACGTACGGCGGAGCGACGTTCGTCCTTATCTATCTGCTCTTCCTGGTGATCTT of the Sphaerochaeta sp. genome contains:
- a CDS encoding GGDEF domain-containing phosphodiesterase, which translates into the protein MFVEYNIWFDISGLAILFVITLLYILKNSVEDNTSLMFRLTLAFCFISTAADLWYGLWMNGTTRLMTSPLFANDMTSYLYFLAHLSCAFIFLHYIREALGIHFSRSVTIISTLPFIICVSILLLNPIHRWVYSIDAEGFYQRGDGLYLLYGCAIGYMVAGMMLLFRYGKRMIAGRFYALLTFIIMSFVGIGIQAAVPSLLVENYFVDLCLLFVYLSMYRPEDITDETTQLLNERAFRILTSTLITRHKRFSLVFLHLEDASYILSLLSEASTSALRSSIAEFLSKTFRRAELFHLGIGLFCLLYQDQGEMQEEGVVEQLTHRFSHSWQASGEPIKFTSRIVSFVCPDDAATLEDFVDVRSALLHAKPFQTVVDVKGLDVATERRNRMIDHISRTCVENGLLEVVFQPVWDIHRQSFRTAEALVRLKDPQLGRISPEELVAVAERNGTIQKIDSFVLDRVCAFLTQHGDHVENINVNLSMVECVQTTLVERINTTITQWKVRPEQLHFEVTETVSNRFPDVARRNIQTLTAQGFVFCLDDFGQGYSNLDRLISLPFGIIKLDKQFIVGDGWVNNLLVSMAEVIISMDKQILVEGVETEEQAKRAISLGADFIQGYYYAKPMPQAEYLDFLKTL